A DNA window from Streptomyces parvus contains the following coding sequences:
- the gatB gene encoding Asp-tRNA(Asn)/Glu-tRNA(Gln) amidotransferase subunit GatB yields MTVTDLVSYEDALASYDPVMGLEVHVELGTKTKMFCGCSTELKQGANSQTCPVCLGLPGALPVVNEIGVESAIKIGLALHCEIAEWCRFARKNYFYPDMPKNFQTSQYDEPIAFNGYLDVQLEDGEIFRVEIERAHMEEDTGKSTHVGGATGRIHGASHSLLDYNRAGIPLIEIVTKPIEGAGARAPEVAKAYVAELRELIRALGVSEARMEMGQMRCDVNLSLRPNGTTTFGTRSETKNVNSLRSVERAARFEIQRHAAVLSSGGTIMQETRHFHEEDGSTTAGRIKDNAEDYRYFPEPDLVPVAPARDWVEELRKGLPELPRLRRARLKEEWGVSEHDMQSILNAGAVDLIVATIEAGAPADQARKWWMGELARNANETGRGLDELPITPEQVARVAELVARGDLNDKLARQVIEGVLAGEGDPDTVVEKRGLKVVSDEGALSTAVDEAIAGNAAIADKIRGGKVAAAGALVGAVMKATRGQADAARVRELILEKLGVEG; encoded by the coding sequence GTGACTGTCACTGACCTGGTGTCGTACGAGGACGCGCTCGCGTCCTACGACCCCGTCATGGGCCTCGAAGTCCATGTCGAGCTCGGCACGAAGACGAAGATGTTCTGCGGCTGCTCCACGGAGCTGAAGCAGGGCGCCAACTCCCAGACCTGCCCGGTCTGCCTCGGACTGCCCGGCGCGCTGCCGGTCGTGAACGAGATCGGTGTGGAGTCGGCCATCAAGATCGGTCTCGCGCTCCACTGCGAGATCGCCGAGTGGTGCCGTTTCGCCCGGAAGAACTACTTCTATCCGGACATGCCGAAGAACTTCCAGACTTCGCAGTACGACGAGCCGATCGCCTTCAACGGCTATCTGGACGTCCAGCTGGAGGACGGCGAGATCTTCCGCGTGGAGATCGAGCGCGCCCACATGGAGGAGGACACCGGCAAGTCGACGCACGTCGGCGGCGCCACCGGCCGTATCCACGGCGCGTCCCACTCCCTGCTCGACTACAACCGGGCCGGTATCCCGCTCATCGAGATCGTCACCAAGCCGATCGAGGGAGCCGGGGCCCGCGCCCCCGAGGTCGCCAAGGCGTACGTCGCCGAGCTGCGCGAGCTGATCAGGGCCCTCGGGGTCTCCGAGGCCCGCATGGAGATGGGCCAGATGCGCTGCGACGTCAACCTGTCGCTGCGCCCCAACGGCACCACCACCTTCGGTACGCGCTCCGAGACGAAGAACGTCAACTCGCTGCGTTCCGTCGAGCGGGCCGCCCGCTTCGAGATCCAGCGGCACGCCGCCGTGCTGTCCTCGGGCGGCACCATCATGCAGGAGACCCGGCACTTCCACGAGGAGGACGGCTCCACCACGGCGGGCCGCATCAAGGACAACGCCGAGGACTACCGCTACTTCCCCGAGCCGGACCTGGTCCCCGTCGCGCCCGCGCGCGACTGGGTCGAGGAACTGCGCAAGGGCCTCCCCGAACTGCCCCGGCTGCGCCGGGCGCGGCTCAAGGAGGAGTGGGGCGTCTCCGAGCACGACATGCAGTCCATCCTCAACGCGGGCGCGGTCGACCTGATCGTCGCCACGATCGAGGCGGGCGCCCCCGCGGACCAGGCCCGCAAGTGGTGGATGGGCGAGCTGGCCCGTAACGCCAACGAGACCGGCCGCGGCCTGGACGAGCTCCCGATCACCCCGGAGCAGGTCGCCCGGGTGGCGGAGCTCGTCGCCCGGGGCGACCTCAACGACAAGCTGGCCCGCCAGGTCATCGAGGGCGTCCTCGCGGGCGAGGGCGACCCGGACACCGTCGTCGAGAAGCGCGGCCTGAAGGTCGTCTCGGACGAGGGCGCGCTGTCCACGGCCGTGGACGAGGCCATCGCGGGCAACGCGGCCATCGCGGACAAGATCCGCGGCGGCAAGGTCGCGGCGGCGGGCGCGCTCGTCGGCGCGGTCATGAAGGCCACCCGCGGCCAGGCGGACGCGGCGCGCGTGCGCGAGTTGATCCTGGAGAAGCTCGGCGTCGAGGGTTGA
- a CDS encoding phosphocholine-specific phospholipase C, translated as MTTDMSRRRLFALGGGALGAAAAGSFLPPSLQAAIAAQPAHAGSGGLGSIKHVVILMQENRSFDHYFGTLRGVRGFGDRNAVELPTGGTVFEQPGAAGSTVLPFPVRGAAEEQKKDLQYIGALDHSWSGGAKAWGGGWMNGWISAKTAATMAYYDRRDIPLHYELADTFTVCDAYHSSIHTSTSPNRNHLWSGKTGFEANGKRAVGNDAYNEGTHPGYDWSTYAERLEKAGRSWRTYTEWENFTDNQIEFYATFKAIARKALAETGGHTYMEAFYAKVRGASETERTRLIGLLDEGVATLTKHERSLFERGLRRVPTGTLADEFAKDVAAGTLPEVSYLVPSAIDSEHPSTSSPVHSATIVYKILDALGKHPDVWRHTAVLINYDENDGFFDHVPPPVAPPEVTEERWEGRPTGLGIRVPLLVVSPWTVGGYVCSEVFDHTSVIRFLERWTGVEEPNIGDWRRRVTGDLTSAFDFTRARRQPAVQTPGGIPPFEGRWQPKPPAVQHLPEQEPGVRPARPLPYRPDAQARRADGGLRVELDNSGRSSAHFALYPYADEFPAPQHKDVRGRAHWTVPVAGEAYRFTVTGPNGFRREFAGPADGGAEVASRIDHRDRDIHLTLRNTGRRTLTFLVRPLGYVDEDDVREWTRRVTVKPGRSRSLVHSAADAHGWYDLDVTVDGEDGFRRRLMGHIENGRASVSG; from the coding sequence TTGACCACGGACATGTCACGGCGGCGGCTCTTCGCGCTGGGCGGCGGCGCACTCGGCGCCGCTGCGGCCGGATCGTTCCTGCCGCCGTCGCTCCAGGCCGCCATCGCCGCGCAGCCCGCCCACGCGGGGTCCGGCGGCCTCGGGTCGATCAAGCATGTGGTGATCCTGATGCAGGAGAACCGTTCCTTCGACCACTACTTCGGCACCCTGCGGGGCGTACGCGGCTTCGGCGACCGCAACGCCGTCGAGCTGCCCACCGGCGGCACCGTGTTCGAGCAGCCCGGGGCGGCCGGCTCCACCGTGCTGCCCTTCCCGGTGCGCGGCGCGGCCGAGGAGCAGAAGAAGGACCTCCAGTACATCGGCGCCCTGGACCACTCCTGGAGCGGCGGTGCGAAGGCCTGGGGCGGCGGCTGGATGAACGGCTGGATCAGCGCGAAGACCGCGGCCACGATGGCGTACTACGACCGCCGTGACATCCCGCTCCACTACGAGCTGGCCGACACCTTCACCGTCTGCGACGCCTACCACTCCTCCATCCACACCTCCACCAGCCCCAACCGCAACCACCTCTGGAGCGGGAAGACCGGCTTCGAGGCGAACGGGAAACGGGCCGTCGGCAACGACGCGTACAACGAGGGCACCCACCCCGGCTACGACTGGTCCACCTACGCCGAGCGGCTGGAGAAGGCCGGGCGCAGCTGGCGGACGTACACCGAGTGGGAGAACTTCACCGACAACCAGATCGAGTTCTACGCCACCTTCAAGGCGATCGCCCGCAAGGCACTGGCCGAAACCGGCGGCCATACGTACATGGAAGCCTTCTACGCCAAGGTCCGCGGCGCGTCCGAGACCGAGCGCACCCGGCTGATCGGTCTGCTGGACGAGGGCGTCGCCACGCTCACGAAGCACGAGCGCAGCCTGTTCGAGCGGGGGCTGCGCCGGGTCCCCACCGGCACGCTCGCCGACGAGTTCGCCAAGGACGTGGCCGCCGGGACGCTGCCGGAGGTCTCCTATCTGGTCCCCTCGGCGATCGACTCCGAGCACCCGAGCACCTCCTCGCCGGTGCACAGCGCCACCATCGTCTACAAGATCCTGGACGCGCTCGGCAAGCACCCCGACGTCTGGCGGCACACAGCCGTGCTGATCAACTACGACGAGAACGACGGCTTCTTCGACCACGTCCCGCCGCCCGTCGCACCTCCCGAGGTGACCGAGGAGCGCTGGGAGGGCCGCCCGACCGGCCTCGGGATCCGGGTGCCGCTGCTGGTCGTCTCGCCGTGGACCGTCGGCGGTTACGTCTGCTCCGAGGTCTTCGACCACACCTCCGTCATCCGCTTCCTGGAGCGCTGGACCGGCGTGGAGGAGCCCAACATCGGCGACTGGCGGCGCCGCGTCACCGGCGACCTCACCTCGGCCTTCGACTTCACCCGGGCCCGCCGGCAGCCCGCCGTGCAGACGCCCGGGGGGATCCCGCCGTTCGAGGGCCGCTGGCAGCCGAAGCCGCCCGCCGTCCAGCACCTCCCCGAGCAGGAGCCCGGCGTACGCCCGGCGCGCCCGCTGCCCTACCGGCCGGATGCCCAGGCGCGGCGGGCCGACGGCGGGCTGCGGGTGGAGCTGGACAACAGCGGCCGGTCATCGGCGCACTTCGCGCTCTACCCGTACGCGGACGAGTTCCCGGCCCCGCAGCACAAGGACGTCCGGGGCCGCGCGCACTGGACGGTGCCGGTGGCGGGGGAGGCGTACCGCTTCACGGTCACCGGGCCGAACGGGTTCCGGCGCGAGTTCGCCGGACCGGCCGACGGGGGAGCGGAGGTCGCCAGCCGCATCGACCACCGCGACCGCGACATCCACCTCACCCTGCGCAACACCGGCCGCAGGACCCTGACCTTCCTGGTGCGGCCGCTCGGTTACGTCGACGAGGACGACGTACGGGAGTGGACTCGCCGTGTCACGGTCAAGCCGGGCCGCAGCCGGTCGCTGGTGCACTCGGCGGCCGACGCCCACGGCTGGTACGACCTCGACGTCACCGTCGACGGGGAGGACGGCTTCCGGCGGCGGCTCATGGGGCACATCGAGAACGGCCGGGCGAGCGTCTCCGGCTGA
- the gatA gene encoding Asp-tRNA(Asn)/Glu-tRNA(Gln) amidotransferase subunit GatA, which yields MTDIIKLTAAEIAAKIASGELTAVEVTEAHLARIDAVDEKVHAFLHIDREGALAQARAVDAKREAGEKLGPLAGVPLALKDIFTTKDMPTTVGSRILEGWVPPYDATLTQKLRDADVVILGKTNMDEFAMGSSTENSAYGPTGNPWDLTRIPGGSGGGSSAALASYEAPLAIGTDTGGSIRQPAAVTGTVGVKPTYGGVSRYGMVAFSSSLDQGGPCARTVLDAALLHEAIAGHDPLDSTSIDAPVPPVVEAARNGSVQGMRVGVVKQFRGEGYQAGVLQRFDESVELLKSLGATIVELDCPSFDLALSAYYLIAPSECSSNLARFDAMRYGLRVGDDGTKSAEEVTALTREAGFGDEVKRRIILGTYALSSGYYDAYYGSAQKVRTLITQDFEKAFEQVDVIVSPTTPTTAFPIGERADDPMAMYLADLCTIPTNLAGNSAMSLPCGLAPEDGLPVGLQIIAPAMKDDRLYKVGSAVEAAFVEKWGHPLLEEAPSL from the coding sequence ATGACGGACATCATCAAGCTCACCGCGGCCGAGATCGCCGCGAAGATCGCCTCCGGCGAGCTGACCGCCGTCGAGGTCACCGAGGCGCACCTCGCCCGGATCGACGCCGTCGACGAGAAGGTCCACGCCTTCCTGCACATCGACCGCGAAGGCGCGCTCGCCCAGGCCCGTGCCGTGGACGCCAAGCGCGAGGCGGGCGAGAAGCTCGGCCCGCTGGCCGGCGTCCCGCTCGCGCTGAAGGACATCTTCACCACCAAGGACATGCCGACTACCGTCGGTTCCAGGATCCTCGAAGGCTGGGTACCGCCGTACGACGCCACGCTCACGCAGAAGCTGCGCGACGCCGACGTCGTCATCCTCGGCAAGACCAACATGGACGAGTTCGCCATGGGGTCCTCCACCGAGAACAGCGCCTACGGCCCCACCGGCAACCCCTGGGACCTCACCCGGATCCCCGGCGGCTCCGGCGGCGGCTCCTCCGCCGCCCTCGCCTCCTACGAGGCCCCGCTCGCCATCGGCACGGACACCGGCGGCTCCATCCGCCAGCCCGCCGCCGTCACCGGCACCGTCGGCGTCAAGCCCACCTACGGCGGCGTCTCCCGCTACGGCATGGTCGCCTTCTCGTCCTCCCTCGACCAGGGCGGGCCCTGCGCCCGCACGGTCCTGGACGCGGCGCTGCTCCACGAGGCCATCGCCGGGCACGACCCGCTGGACTCCACGTCCATCGACGCCCCGGTCCCGCCGGTCGTCGAGGCCGCGCGCAACGGCTCCGTCCAGGGCATGCGCGTCGGCGTCGTCAAGCAGTTCCGCGGCGAGGGCTACCAGGCCGGTGTCCTCCAGCGCTTCGACGAGTCGGTCGAGCTGCTGAAGTCGCTGGGCGCCACGATCGTCGAGCTGGACTGCCCGTCCTTCGACCTGGCGCTCTCCGCGTACTACCTGATCGCCCCGTCCGAGTGCTCCTCCAACCTGGCCCGCTTCGACGCCATGCGCTACGGCCTGCGGGTCGGCGACGACGGCACGAAGTCGGCCGAGGAGGTCACCGCCCTCACCCGCGAGGCGGGCTTCGGCGACGAGGTCAAGCGCCGCATCATCCTGGGAACGTACGCGCTCAGCTCCGGCTACTACGACGCGTACTACGGCTCGGCCCAGAAGGTCCGCACCCTCATCACCCAGGACTTCGAGAAGGCATTCGAGCAGGTCGACGTGATCGTCTCCCCGACGACCCCGACCACCGCCTTCCCGATCGGCGAGCGCGCCGACGACCCGATGGCGATGTACCTCGCGGACCTGTGCACCATCCCCACCAACCTGGCCGGCAACTCCGCCATGTCGCTGCCCTGCGGCCTGGCCCCCGAGGACGGCCTGCCGGTCGGACTGCAGATCATCGCCCCCGCCATGAAGGACGACCGGCTGTACAAGGTCGGATCCGCCGTCGAGGCCGCTTTCGTGGAAAAGTGGGGGCACCCGCTGCTTGAGGAGGCTCCGTCGCTGTGA
- a CDS encoding GNAT family N-acetyltransferase, with translation MFAISLGDDKAELRPLEVWQDEEFLAHMDRARELVDPWIPFASFATDRDSARALLQRYAEKQAADTGRLYGIWLDGTLVGGVLFRIFDTASGNCEIGVWLEPAAQGRGLITRAAERLIDWAVYERGMHRVEWDASAANTKSIAVAKRLGMTRDGVIRQNYLYRGVRHDSEIWSVLAPEWKARTGR, from the coding sequence ATGTTCGCCATATCCCTGGGTGACGACAAGGCGGAACTGCGCCCGCTGGAGGTCTGGCAGGACGAGGAGTTCCTCGCCCACATGGACCGGGCCCGCGAGCTGGTCGACCCCTGGATCCCCTTCGCCTCCTTCGCCACGGACCGGGACTCGGCTCGCGCCCTGCTCCAGCGGTACGCGGAGAAGCAGGCGGCGGACACCGGGCGGCTGTACGGGATCTGGCTGGACGGCACCCTCGTCGGCGGCGTGCTCTTCCGGATCTTCGACACGGCGTCCGGCAACTGCGAGATCGGCGTCTGGCTGGAGCCCGCCGCCCAGGGCCGCGGCCTGATCACCCGCGCCGCAGAGCGTCTGATCGACTGGGCGGTGTACGAGCGCGGCATGCACCGCGTCGAGTGGGACGCCTCCGCCGCGAACACCAAGTCGATCGCGGTCGCGAAGCGGCTGGGCATGACCCGCGACGGGGTGATCCGGCAGAACTACCTCTACCGGGGCGTACGCCACGACTCCGAGATCTGGTCGGTCCTCGCCCCGGAGTGGAAGGCCCGTACGGGGCGCTGA
- a CDS encoding sorbosone dehydrogenase family protein, with protein sequence MRGALFGRVQSPAVRRGVLAAAASAALLLSAACSGGGGGDGGASGRPAGSPTAAGSASPASPSRSADLPPEKGSAKVVSTLTENLKSPWGLAALPGGDLLVSSRDEGTVHRIDGGSGKQTLLGSVPGVSPAGEGGLLGLAVSSTFGADQLVYAYFTTTSDNRIVRMSYDEKRPAGQQLGAPDTVLRGIPKGSIHNGGRIAFGPDKMLYAGTGETGDTGLSQDKESLAGKILRMTPDGEPVHGNPEADSVVYSYGHRNVQGLAWDAEKRLWAAEFGQNTWDELNLIEPGGNYGWPEVEGEEGEDGFIDPVAQWKTSEASPSGIAYAQGSIWMAGLRGERLWRIPLSGEKAGEPLADPQAFLEGEHGRLRTVVGAGSDRLWLVTSNTDGRGTKKPGDDRVLQVEVE encoded by the coding sequence GTGCGTGGTGCTCTGTTCGGACGTGTGCAGTCCCCGGCCGTGCGCAGGGGGGTGCTGGCCGCGGCGGCGTCGGCCGCTCTGCTGCTGTCCGCCGCTTGTTCCGGCGGCGGGGGCGGGGACGGTGGCGCGTCCGGCCGGCCGGCCGGTTCCCCGACCGCCGCGGGCTCCGCTTCCCCGGCCTCGCCGAGCCGGTCGGCGGACCTGCCGCCCGAGAAGGGCTCGGCGAAGGTCGTCTCGACGCTGACGGAGAACCTGAAGTCGCCGTGGGGTCTGGCCGCGTTGCCGGGCGGTGATCTGCTGGTGTCCTCGCGGGACGAGGGGACGGTCCACCGGATCGACGGCGGAAGCGGGAAGCAGACGCTGCTGGGCTCGGTGCCCGGGGTGTCCCCGGCCGGCGAGGGCGGACTGCTCGGGCTCGCCGTCTCGTCCACGTTCGGCGCGGACCAGCTGGTGTACGCCTACTTCACGACCACGTCCGACAACCGGATCGTCCGGATGAGTTACGACGAGAAGCGCCCGGCGGGACAGCAGCTCGGCGCCCCGGACACCGTGCTGCGCGGTATCCCCAAGGGCAGCATCCACAACGGCGGCCGGATCGCCTTCGGTCCGGACAAGATGCTGTACGCGGGCACGGGCGAGACCGGGGACACCGGGCTGTCCCAGGACAAGGAGTCGCTGGCGGGCAAGATCCTGCGGATGACCCCCGACGGCGAGCCCGTGCACGGCAACCCGGAGGCGGACTCGGTGGTGTATTCGTACGGCCACCGCAATGTGCAGGGGCTCGCCTGGGACGCGGAGAAGCGGCTGTGGGCCGCCGAGTTCGGGCAGAACACCTGGGACGAGCTGAATCTGATCGAGCCCGGCGGGAACTACGGCTGGCCCGAGGTCGAGGGTGAGGAGGGCGAGGACGGGTTCATCGACCCGGTGGCGCAGTGGAAGACCTCGGAGGCCTCCCCCAGCGGGATCGCGTACGCGCAGGGATCGATCTGGATGGCCGGGCTGCGCGGTGAGCGGCTGTGGCGGATTCCGCTCTCCGGCGAGAAGGCCGGGGAGCCTCTCGCGGACCCCCAGGCGTTCCTGGAGGGGGAGCACGGCCGCCTGCGCACGGTGGTGGGCGCGGGGAGCGACCGCCTGTGGCTGGTCACCAGCAACACGGACGGGCGCGGCACGAAGAAGCCCGGGGACGACAGGGTCCTCCAGGTCGAGGTGGAGTAG
- a CDS encoding SLC13 family permease, whose protein sequence is MVSFALLLGVLAFAVLRPRGLPEATVAVPAAVLVVAVGAVSWPEAREQAGELLPVVGFLAAILVLAQLCADEGLFRAAGDWVARACHGQTRPLLGGVFVVASLITAVLSLDATVVLLTPVVLATAARVGARPRPYVYACAHLANSASLLLPVSNLTNLLAFTASGLSFTRFAALMALPWLAAIAVEYAVFRRAFRDDLAAGAHAPDPEAERTPVPVFTLVVLALTLAGFVVTSFAGAEPLWAALAGALVLAVRALAKRETTPLAVVRSANPLFCLFVLALGVVVKAVVDHGLGDGIAALLPDGDTLPALLGVAVVAALLANLINNLPAILALLPIVAAAAGPGPLLAALIGVNLGPNLTYVGSLATLLWRRILHGHGDAPELGHFTRLGIATVPATLLASTLALWGALHLIGV, encoded by the coding sequence ATCGTCTCCTTCGCCCTGCTCCTGGGCGTCCTCGCCTTCGCCGTCCTGCGCCCCCGGGGCCTGCCGGAGGCGACCGTCGCCGTGCCCGCCGCCGTGCTCGTGGTGGCCGTGGGCGCGGTGTCCTGGCCCGAGGCGCGGGAGCAGGCCGGCGAGCTGCTGCCCGTCGTCGGCTTCCTCGCGGCGATCCTCGTGCTGGCCCAGCTCTGTGCGGACGAAGGGCTGTTCCGGGCCGCCGGCGACTGGGTCGCCCGCGCCTGTCACGGGCAGACCCGGCCCCTGCTCGGCGGGGTCTTCGTCGTCGCCTCGCTCATCACCGCCGTCCTCAGCCTGGACGCCACCGTCGTCCTGCTCACCCCGGTCGTCCTCGCCACCGCCGCCCGGGTCGGTGCGCGGCCCCGCCCGTACGTCTACGCCTGCGCGCACCTCGCCAACTCCGCCTCCCTCCTGCTCCCCGTCTCCAACCTCACCAACCTGCTGGCGTTCACCGCGAGCGGTCTCTCCTTCACCCGGTTCGCCGCGCTGATGGCGCTGCCGTGGCTCGCCGCCATCGCCGTCGAGTACGCCGTCTTCCGCCGGGCCTTCCGGGACGACCTGGCCGCCGGGGCGCACGCGCCGGATCCCGAGGCGGAGCGCACGCCGGTCCCCGTCTTCACGCTCGTCGTGCTGGCGCTGACCCTGGCCGGATTCGTCGTGACCTCCTTCGCGGGGGCAGAGCCGCTGTGGGCGGCGCTGGCGGGGGCCCTGGTGCTGGCTGTACGGGCGCTCGCCAAGCGGGAGACCACGCCGCTCGCCGTAGTCCGCTCGGCCAACCCGCTGTTCTGCCTCTTCGTCCTCGCGCTCGGCGTCGTCGTCAAGGCGGTCGTCGACCACGGCCTCGGCGACGGGATCGCCGCCCTGCTGCCGGACGGCGACACCCTGCCCGCCCTCCTCGGCGTCGCTGTGGTCGCGGCCCTGCTCGCCAACCTGATCAACAACCTGCCCGCGATCCTCGCCCTGCTGCCGATCGTCGCCGCCGCGGCGGGGCCCGGACCGCTGCTCGCCGCCCTGATCGGGGTGAACCTCGGGCCGAACCTCACGTACGTCGGATCGCTGGCCACGCTCCTGTGGCGGCGCATCCTGCATGGACACGGAGACGCCCCCGAGCTGGGCCACTTCACCCGGCTGGGGATCGCGACCGTACCGGCGACGCTGCTGGCCTCGACCCTCGCGCTCTGGGGGGCCCTGCACCTCATCGGGGTGTGA
- a CDS encoding efflux RND transporter permease subunit, whose translation MAAIARWCIRHRLVAVLIWLAALGGTAAAAGIAGSAYSNDYEVPGTESGRATELLSRGFTDLGGDTDTVVWHTTDSTVQAADVEQTMTRTLHAIEDLPGVGAVTGPYGAAGPGQISQDGHTAYATVTFDRPADEIPASQAQALVDTAKAAEADGLQVELGGTAVALTEAPAVHFAEGIGVIVAAVVLFLAFGSLAASLLPIATALVSVGTAYAGTVLLGHLMTVADFAPMLGMLIGLGVGIDYALFIVTRHRRGLRRGMSVPEAAQNAVATTGRAVVFAGVTVCIALLGMLILRLDFLNGVAIAASLTVVLTVLASVTLLPALLSLIGMRALSRRERRQLAEHGPRPELPTGFAARWSAFVERHPKLLGGVAAVVMLVLALPALGLHLGTSDQGNNPATATTRQAYDLLADGFGPGVNGPLTIAAQLDGADDRLALDSLPEKLRTTEGVASVSPVTYNSGGDTAFLTVVPASSPQSQETSELVDRIRGDVLPPVQDNTSLEAHVGGVTASYDDFAEIIVGKLPLFVGVVIGLGCLLLLLAFRSIGIPIKAAVMNVAAVASSFGVVVAVFQWGWGSELLGLGSAGPVEPFLPVIMVSVLFGLSMDYQVFLVGRMYEEWLETGDNRRSVRVGLAETGRVINSAAVIMISVFLAFVLSGDRVIAMFGIALATAVALDAFVLRTLLVPALMHMLGGANWWLPGWLEKRLPRISIEPPDCVPLHAKIPGARATEEGVAQTEEEHDVRHIPG comes from the coding sequence TTGGCTGCCATCGCCCGCTGGTGCATCAGGCACCGTCTCGTCGCCGTTCTCATCTGGCTCGCCGCCCTCGGCGGCACCGCCGCGGCGGCGGGCATCGCCGGTTCGGCGTACTCCAACGACTACGAGGTCCCCGGCACCGAATCCGGCCGGGCCACCGAGCTGCTCTCCCGCGGCTTCACCGACCTCGGCGGCGACACCGACACCGTCGTCTGGCACACCACCGACTCCACGGTCCAAGCCGCCGACGTCGAACAGACCATGACCCGCACGCTCCACGCGATCGAGGACCTGCCGGGCGTCGGCGCGGTCACCGGCCCCTACGGCGCCGCGGGCCCCGGCCAGATCAGCCAGGACGGCCACACCGCCTACGCCACGGTCACCTTCGACCGCCCCGCCGACGAGATCCCCGCCTCCCAGGCGCAGGCCCTCGTCGACACCGCGAAGGCCGCCGAGGCCGACGGACTCCAGGTCGAGCTGGGCGGCACCGCGGTCGCCCTCACCGAAGCGCCCGCCGTCCACTTCGCCGAGGGCATCGGCGTGATCGTCGCGGCCGTCGTGCTCTTCCTCGCCTTCGGCTCGCTGGCCGCCAGCCTGCTGCCCATCGCCACGGCCCTGGTCTCCGTGGGCACCGCCTACGCGGGCACCGTCCTGCTCGGCCACCTGATGACCGTGGCCGACTTCGCCCCGATGCTCGGCATGCTCATCGGGCTCGGCGTGGGCATCGACTACGCCCTGTTCATCGTCACCCGGCACCGCAGAGGACTCCGGCGCGGCATGTCCGTGCCCGAAGCGGCCCAGAACGCCGTCGCGACCACCGGCCGCGCCGTCGTCTTCGCCGGGGTCACCGTCTGCATCGCCCTGCTCGGCATGCTGATCCTGCGGCTCGACTTCCTCAACGGCGTCGCCATCGCCGCCTCGCTCACGGTCGTCCTCACCGTGCTGGCCTCCGTGACCCTGCTGCCCGCCCTGCTCTCCCTCATCGGGATGCGCGCGCTCAGCCGCCGCGAACGCCGGCAGCTCGCCGAACACGGACCGCGCCCCGAACTGCCCACCGGCTTCGCCGCCCGCTGGTCCGCCTTCGTCGAGCGCCACCCCAAGCTCCTCGGCGGGGTCGCGGCCGTCGTCATGCTCGTGCTCGCCCTGCCCGCCCTCGGCCTCCACCTGGGCACATCGGACCAGGGCAACAACCCGGCCACCGCCACCACCCGGCAGGCCTACGACCTTCTCGCCGACGGCTTCGGGCCCGGCGTCAACGGCCCCCTCACCATCGCCGCCCAGCTCGACGGCGCGGACGACCGGCTCGCCCTGGACTCGCTGCCCGAGAAGCTGCGCACCACCGAAGGCGTCGCGTCCGTCAGCCCGGTCACGTACAACAGCGGCGGCGACACCGCCTTCCTCACCGTCGTCCCCGCCTCCTCGCCCCAGTCGCAGGAGACCAGCGAACTGGTCGACCGGATCCGGGGCGACGTGCTGCCGCCGGTCCAGGACAACACCTCGCTGGAGGCCCATGTCGGCGGGGTGACGGCGAGCTACGACGACTTCGCCGAGATCATCGTCGGGAAGCTGCCGCTGTTCGTCGGGGTCGTCATCGGGCTCGGCTGCCTGCTCCTGCTCCTGGCCTTCCGGTCCATCGGCATCCCGATCAAGGCCGCCGTGATGAACGTGGCCGCCGTCGCCTCCTCCTTCGGCGTCGTCGTGGCCGTCTTCCAGTGGGGCTGGGGAAGCGAACTGCTGGGCCTCGGCAGCGCGGGGCCCGTCGAACCCTTCCTCCCCGTGATCATGGTCTCGGTCCTCTTCGGCCTCTCCATGGACTACCAGGTCTTCCTGGTGGGCCGGATGTACGAGGAGTGGCTGGAGACCGGCGACAACCGGCGTTCCGTACGGGTCGGCCTCGCCGAGACCGGCCGGGTGATCAACTCCGCCGCCGTGATCATGATCTCCGTCTTCCTCGCCTTCGTGCTCAGCGGCGACCGGGTCATCGCCATGTTCGGCATCGCGCTCGCCACCGCCGTCGCTCTGGACGCCTTCGTCCTGCGCACCCTGCTGGTGCCCGCCCTCATGCACATGCTCGGCGGGGCGAACTGGTGGCTGCCCGGCTGGCTGGAGAAGCGGCTGCCCCGGATCTCCATCGAGCCGCCCGACTGCGTACCGCTCCATGCGAAGATCCCGGGGGCGCGCGCCACCGAGGAGGGTGTCGCGCAGACGGAGGAGGAACACGATGTTCGCCATATCCCTGGGTGA